In Flavobacterium sp. 9R, a genomic segment contains:
- a CDS encoding contact-dependent growth inhibition system immunity protein, with the protein MIKLENNWRQKSLESLEKNTWPALSSDESSYLIKTCNSLRKKQLQDLTTEDLRLMIGQDIGLCFLIPIAIETLTDNLFSEGDMYEGDLLKSVLEVDTNFWKENKHYWQQLNDLIKDRMEEIAKMQFDISKFEICNTH; encoded by the coding sequence ATGATAAAACTCGAAAATAACTGGCGCCAAAAATCACTAGAAAGCCTTGAAAAAAATACTTGGCCTGCACTAAGTTCTGACGAAAGTTCATATTTAATAAAGACTTGCAACTCGTTACGCAAAAAACAACTTCAGGACTTAACGACCGAAGACTTGAGACTAATGATTGGACAAGATATTGGACTTTGTTTTTTGATACCTATAGCAATTGAAACTTTGACAGACAATTTGTTCTCAGAAGGCGATATGTATGAAGGTGATTTATTGAAAAGTGTTTTGGAAGTGGATACTAATTTTTGGAAAGAAAACAAACATTATTGGCAGCAGCTTAACGACTTAATCAAAGACAGAATGGAAGAAATAGCCAAAATGCAATTTGACATTTCTAAATTTGAAATTTGTAATACACATTGA